The proteins below are encoded in one region of Salvelinus namaycush isolate Seneca chromosome 39, SaNama_1.0, whole genome shotgun sequence:
- the ntan1 gene encoding protein N-terminal asparagine amidohydrolase produces MPLLIQNRRIERPGSTVDLFARYPHLQENARVFRSKPVVDVDPKCLLYIQQREFAATTPADNSVAVLGSDDATTCHLVLVRHTGSGAACLAHCDGSSTWSEVPLIVKAVTSLSKDPAKEGRLELHLVGGFDDESKMSHKLSLNLLSAFQRQKEDIHLETCCITEMNDVLVDGAHRPGVHGIGVNIKTGEVFPASFPHKGPAEELRSARTFTGGQMADIYDSNKGVVKIGPCKWSPNLDISFWLSQDDDTILKYLSTSPTAEPPHFVQHIKSTIQFLLEHPSSDSVFPGGQPQHYRRTEQGDWENVNQT; encoded by the exons ATGCCTTTGCTAATACAAAATAGAAGAATCGAACGACCAGGTTCGACAGTCGATTTGTTCGCCAGATATCCGCATTTGCAG GAAAACGCCCGAGTATTTCGATCCAAGCCGGTTGTAGATGTCGACCCGAAGTGCCTCCTATACATACAGCAACGAGAGTTTGCAGCCACAACACCAGCGGACA ACTCTGTCGCTGTCCTTGGTTCTGATGATGCAACCACCTGCCACCTAGTTCTGGTGCGACACACAG GAAGTGGAGCTGCTTGCCTTGCTCACTGTGATGGCTCCAGCACGTGGAGTGAGGTTCCCCTCATCGTCAAAGCTGTCACATCTCTGAGCAAGGACCCTGCCAAGGAGGGCAG GCTGGAGCTCCACCTCGTTGGAGGATTTGATGATGAGTCAAAGATGTCCCACAAACTCAGCCTTAACCTATTGT CGGCCTtccagagacagaaagaggataTTCACCTAGAGACCTGCTGCATCACAG AGATGAATGACGTCTTAGTGGACGGAGCGCACAGACCGGGTGTGCATGGCatag GTGTAAATATTAAAACAGGGGAGGTGTTCCCCGCCTCGTTCCCTCACAAAGGACCCGCGGAGGAGCTGCGATCAGCACGGACATTCACTGGGGGCCAG ATGGCTGATATATATGACTCGAACAAAGGAGTTGTGAAGATAGGCCCATGTAAGTGGTCCCCGAATCTGGATATTTCCTTCTGGCTGTCGCAAGACGATGACACCATCTTAAAG TACCTATCCACGTCCCCTACGGCTGAGCCACCACACTTTGTCCAGCACATCAAGTCCACCATCCAGTTCCTCCTGGAGCACCCCAGTTCAGACAGCGTCTTCCCTGGAGGACAGCCCCAGCACTACCGCAGAACAGAGCAGGGGGACTGGGAGAACGTTAACCAGACATAA